The sequence below is a genomic window from Bombus affinis isolate iyBomAffi1 chromosome 13, iyBomAffi1.2, whole genome shotgun sequence.
CCAAAACCATTGATACCTAAATTACTTAATATTAATGTATTGTATGCAAATCTAGTTGCAGTGCCTATATTACTACCATTCTGAACAAGTTTAGTAATAGCAAAAGATCCACCTAAAGCTGCTATACCAATCGTACTGCCAGTTATACCTAACCATGAAGAAAATGCACCTCTATCCTCTAGTGGATTTATAGTTTCCTCATGAGAGCTTCTGTCTACTAAGTTTTGTATTGATCTACCCATTGTCCATGCACCAGTTACCCCAGAACATGCTGTTGCACCTGCAATTGTAACaacattattataattttacttATTTTGTTATTATGCAACAATTACTCCCAGAAGAATATAttgtattgttatatatatataaattgaaaaacaCTTATGcatatgaatataaaatacaactTTATGTAACCTACCTAGCACAACTGGACCAATAGGTGTAAAAAGAGATGCAACTCCTAAAGCAACTCCAGTCACACCTATTACACTAGAAGCTGTATCTGCTATAttaaaaaaagtatttataGGATTACATGCAGGTGAGTATACAATTTCTAACCATACtgttgaatatttttcagtaattTCATAAGTTGTATTCGCTTGATAAAATCCATCCTTTGGAAGAACCATGGTACATGGTGGTAAAGTATTGTTTTCCTTGTAATCTGTCCAACTTTTATATACCCTGCCGTACATATCAATATACCAAATTTGTTGCTCTTTACATTGTGAATACTTTATCTTAAATATTGGTGTTgaacatatatttatttcatcttCCTCTTTTAAAGTAAGATGAACTGAATTATTAACTGACGTATTTTTAGGACGgaatattaaattgaaaattactCCATAGTAAACTCCTTTTGTGTTTGATTTTTCTCCTGTCCTTGCTTTTATGTTTTCTTCTCCAAATTGAAgtattttgttatatataatatctatAGTCTTTTCGGCTTTCTTCGaataataaaatgtttcaaCTAAATCATAGTTATTAGTTATTTTATCCTTATCATATAATACAACATCAGCCGTTTTATCTTCTGATGCAGGACCATAAATTGCAAACCCAATATTTTGTCttaaatacttatatttatcTTCCTCATACAGTGTCCATTCCGCCAAAAGTTCATAATATTCTTGTTGCTGTATCTCAGCAATTTTCAACATTTCATCCTACAGAGAattgaaaaaatgaaataaataattcttgTGCGCAAACAAAGATATTTAAGGAacttatattttgtaatatatattttaattttatatttttcatttttaatgaaaatgacTGCGAGCattatgtacatgtatataattgatatttaccCAAACTGGATCCGTACTAGACATTGTACTCATTATAGGCGCAAAATTTTTTACAAGTACAAAATTACATAGATTTTACCTGcaacatatatttttaaattacaataaatttttAACTTCTCACATATTATTTTTTGATTTTGAAACAAACGAATTGGACAAAACATTAAAatcattaataaaatattacaataaaatgtaATGTGTGAATGTTTCTATTAATAATGCttgaatgttttattttatagcAACAAAGTAGATAAAATTCACTTACACATCAAAACTTTTGGTAATGCGTAATTCAATagaatatgtaaataaattttaaaacata
It includes:
- the LOC126923555 gene encoding uncharacterized protein LOC126923555 — translated: MSTMSSTDPVWDEMLKIAEIQQQEYYELLAEWTLYEEDKYKYLRQNIGFAIYGPASEDKTADVVLYDKDKITNNYDLVETFYYSKKAEKTIDIIYNKILQFGEENIKARTGEKSNTKGVYYGVIFNLIFRPKNTSVNNSVHLTLKEEDEINICSTPIFKIKYSQCKEQQIWYIDMYGRVYKSWTDYKENNTLPPCTMVLPKDGFYQANTTYEITEKYSTVWLEIVYSPACNPINTFFNIADTASSVIGVTGVALGVASLFTPIGPVVLGATACSGVTGAWTMGRSIQNLVDRSSHEETINPLEDRGAFSSWLGITGSTIGIAALGGSFAITKLVQNGSNIGTATRFAYNTLILSNLGINGFGVGYQAYCIYNRYREDGTVHFSDVVSLTAHILFFGNTVLNMQFAADLIESTQGNILDNYRSTLRSKNLRRKFNHAKRNAAANNTDKIFENAEVIRYINNKQQLQLENNLGAIPTHMPTISLQNHELIICGISLLDPMKFVDILFAHDKNENKYSFNKENSNAQDKLPQLKDLLLSLLKDAFLNNGNSIKYDVDQFIEILNDIRYMKNASCFLLIIFKISHALITKSSFDSEYLHKAVHFVWNYIKENFRYLDTSSINDEQLQKLLNKIIAALFEYMAVTIKELSPAFAKYMEKYGILPNNFT